From a single Corvus hawaiiensis isolate bCorHaw1 chromosome 23, bCorHaw1.pri.cur, whole genome shotgun sequence genomic region:
- the SF3A3 gene encoding splicing factor 3A subunit 3 gives METILEQQRRYHEERERLMDVMVKEMLTKKSTLRDQINSDHRTRAMQDRYMEVSGNLRDLYDDKDGLRKEELSAISGPNEFAEFYNRLKQIKEFHRKHPNEICVPMSVEFEELLKARDNPSEEAQNLVEFTDEEGYGRYLDLHDCYLKYINLKSSEKLDYITYLSTFDQLFDIPKERKNAEYKRYLEMLLEYLQDYTDRVKPLLDQNELFGKIQTEFEKKWENGTFPGWPKETSSALTHAGAHLDLSAFSSWEELASLGLDRLKSALLALGLKCGGTLEERAQRLFSTKGKSLEALDPSLFAKNPKTKGSKRDTERNKDLAFLEAQIYEYVEVLGEQRHLTHENVQRKQARTGEEREEEEEEQISESESEDEENEIIYNPKNLPLGWDGKPIPYWLYKLHGLNINYNCEICGNYTYRGPKAFQRHFAEWRHAHGMRCLGIPNTAHFANVTQIEDAVSLWAKLKQQKASERWQPDTEEEYEDSSGNVVNKKTYEDLKRQGLL, from the exons ATGGAGACGAtcctggagcagcagcggcGGTACCACGAGGAGCGGGAGCGGCTTATGGACGTGATGGTGAAGGAGATGCTCACCAAGAAGTCCACG CTCCGCGACCAGATCAACTCGGACCACCGGACTCGTGCCATGCAGGAC AGGTACATGGAAGTGAGCGGCAACCTGCGGGACTTGTACGACGATAAGGACGG CCTACGTAAGGAAGAACTCAGTGCCATTTCCGGGCCAAATGAATTTGCGGAGTTTTACAACAGACTGAAGCAAATTAAGGAATTTCACCGGAAGCACCCAAATGAG ATCTGTGTTCCTATGTCAGTGGAGtttgaggagctgctgaaggcCAGAGACAACCCAAGTGAAGAAGCTCAGA ATCTGGTGGAGTTCACAGATGAAGAAGGGTATGGACGATACTTGGATTTGCATGATTGTTACCTCAAGTACATTAACCTGAAATCATCAGAG AAATTGGATTATATCACTTACTTATCCACATTTGACCAACTCTTCGATATTcccaaggagagaaaaaatgctgaatatAAGAG GTATCTTGAAATGCTCCTTGAGTACCTGCAGGATTACACAGATCGAGTGAAACCATTACTGGACCAGAATGAACTTTTTGGGAAAATTCAGACGGAGTTTGAGAAGAAGTGGGAGAACGGCACATTCCCGGGCTGGCCA aaagaGACCAGCAGTGCCCTCACCCATGCTGGTGCCCACCTGGACctctcagccttctcctcctGGGAG GAGTTGGCCTCCCTGGGACTGGACAGGTTAAAATCAGCTTTGCTGGCTCTTGGGCTGAAGTGTGGTGG GACTCTGGAGGAGCGTGCTCAGAGGCTTTTTAGCACTAAAGGCAAATCCCTGGAAGCACTTGATCCTTCCTTGTTTGCTAAGAATCCAAAgacaaaaggaagcaaaag AgacactgaaagaaataaagatctTGCATTCCTGGAAGCTCAGATTTATGAGTATGTGGAAGTTCTCGGG GAGCAAAGACACCTCACCCACGAGAACGTGCAGCGTAAGCAGGCACGGacaggggaggagagagaggaggaggaggaagagcagatcagtgagagtgagagtgaagatgaagaaaatgaaatcatttATAATCCTAAAAATCTGCCTCTTGGTTGGGATGGGAAG CCCATCCCGTACTGGTTGTATAAACTCCATGGTTTGAACATCAACTACAATTGTGAGATTTGTGGTAACTACACCTACCGAGGGCCCAAGGCATTCCAGCGGCACTTTGCA GAGTGGAGGCATGCCCATGGAATGCGGTGCCTGGGCATTCCCAACACAGCACACTTTGCCAACGTCACACAGATTGAGGATGCAGTCTCGT TGTGGGCAAAGCTGAAACAGCAGAAGGCTTCAGAGAGGTGGCAGCCCGATACAGAG GAGGAATATGAGGATTCCAGCGGGAATGTGGTGAATAAAAAGACCTACGAAGACTTGAAGCGCCAAGGGCTGCTGTAG